One genomic region from Rhodothermales bacterium encodes:
- a CDS encoding endonuclease/exonuclease/phosphatase family protein codes for MAIVDMMRLLPAFLLAVATLPAAAQPSRVFVDGRFDDWQGIPPAYTDDSGDAPAGQVDLGRFWVTHDEHSLLLRFELGMELLIQDGNELLLYLDTDDDPATGEQVLGLGAELVWRFGGRTGTYTLYGQTGEIGHFPIGIVTGPTTSSTEFEVAIRRDARPDGSNLLFQGSTVRLALADLGGFDFLPGTGEAIRHTFDQGPLAPLEPIALARDQVDDVRIVSWNVLNSGLFDSGRSDRFRRILQFLDPDIIGFQEVRSESAEAVRAFVAAALPGRPWYASRIEPDIVTVSGYPITGSYRIAGGASGDANGAFAIDMSSVWGEEMLLLNAHPPCCRNDTNRQLDFDAMMAFIRDARAGGTPPIQPETPLVVLGDMNMVGFRRQLRTLLEGAIVNTAFHGAPAAPDGDGSALADLFPRVTHLPMHYTWYSPNSSFHPGRLDFIVFGDAVLRAQNRFVFFTPAMPAEALSALGLESEDTTLASDHLPVVGDFRYAGLGETSAEPEVSPGGFRILGLFPNPASDRARLRLEMDQAREIEVTVVDLLGRTSVVARPGLLAAGAHELALTLTPLPSGIYFLRVGTEPIARLVIAR; via the coding sequence ATGGCTATCGTCGACATGATGCGTTTGCTGCCTGCGTTTCTCCTCGCCGTCGCCACGCTGCCGGCAGCGGCCCAGCCGTCCCGCGTGTTTGTGGATGGCCGCTTTGACGATTGGCAGGGCATCCCGCCGGCCTACACGGATGATTCCGGAGATGCGCCGGCAGGCCAGGTAGACCTCGGCCGCTTCTGGGTCACGCACGACGAGCATTCCCTGCTTCTACGATTCGAGTTGGGCATGGAATTGCTCATACAGGATGGCAACGAGTTGCTCCTGTATCTGGACACGGACGACGACCCGGCGACCGGAGAGCAGGTCCTGGGACTCGGGGCCGAGCTGGTGTGGCGCTTCGGCGGCCGGACCGGGACCTATACGCTGTACGGCCAGACCGGAGAGATCGGCCACTTTCCCATCGGCATTGTCACGGGTCCGACGACCTCTTCCACCGAATTCGAGGTCGCCATCCGCCGGGACGCGCGGCCGGATGGCTCCAACCTGCTGTTCCAGGGATCTACCGTGCGCCTTGCCCTGGCAGACCTCGGCGGATTCGATTTCCTCCCCGGGACCGGCGAAGCCATTCGCCACACATTCGATCAAGGCCCCCTGGCGCCTCTGGAGCCCATCGCTCTTGCGCGCGATCAGGTAGACGATGTGCGAATCGTCTCCTGGAATGTGCTCAACAGCGGGTTGTTTGACAGCGGTCGTTCCGACCGATTTCGGCGGATTCTCCAGTTCCTGGACCCGGACATCATCGGATTTCAGGAGGTTCGCAGCGAGTCCGCCGAGGCGGTGCGCGCATTTGTGGCCGCCGCCTTGCCAGGGCGGCCGTGGTACGCATCCCGGATCGAACCGGACATCGTGACGGTCAGTGGGTACCCCATAACCGGATCCTATCGCATTGCCGGTGGCGCGTCCGGCGATGCCAACGGGGCGTTTGCCATCGACATGTCGAGCGTATGGGGCGAGGAAATGCTGCTCCTGAACGCACACCCACCGTGCTGCCGAAACGACACGAATCGCCAGCTGGACTTCGACGCGATGATGGCGTTTATCCGAGACGCACGCGCAGGCGGTACCCCGCCCATCCAGCCCGAAACGCCGCTGGTTGTGCTGGGCGACATGAACATGGTGGGGTTCAGACGTCAGCTCAGGACTCTGCTGGAAGGGGCGATTGTCAACACCGCGTTCCACGGCGCCCCGGCAGCCCCGGATGGAGACGGCAGTGCGCTGGCGGACCTCTTTCCGCGCGTGACCCATCTGCCCATGCACTACACGTGGTACAGCCCAAACAGCTCTTTCCACCCGGGTCGGCTGGACTTTATTGTCTTTGGCGATGCGGTCCTGCGCGCCCAGAACCGATTCGTGTTCTTCACCCCGGCCATGCCGGCCGAGGCGCTTTCTGCACTCGGCCTGGAGTCCGAGGACACCACACTGGCCTCTGATCACCTGCCGGTAGTGGGTGATTTCCGGTACGCCGGACTTGGTGAGACGTCCGCCGAACCAGAGGTGTCGCCGGGCGGCTTCCGCATCCTGGGTCTCTTTCCGAATCCTGCCAGCGACCGTGCCCGTTTGAGGCTTGAGATGGATCAGGCTCGAGAGATAGAGGTGACTGTCGTGGATCTCCTGGGTCGCACGTCGGTGGTGGCTCGCCCGGGACTTCTGGCAGCAGGAGCGCATGAGCTTGCCCTGACACTAACACCGTTGCCGAGCGGCATCTACTTCCTGCGGGTGGGCACCGAACCCATCGCCCGACTGGTGATTGCGCGATGA
- a CDS encoding SPOR domain-containing protein has protein sequence MRTLLLSLVLFFSAFDAAATTFEAPERCSIEHAEPPRNGFTIQVASTSNHSNARQMVSELPGSWISVACVKGAEVYRINFGRFQARNHAVAGQWDLEDLNPSLSGQIVRF, from the coding sequence ATGCGCACACTTCTTCTATCGCTGGTTCTATTCTTTTCGGCTTTCGACGCAGCTGCCACGACCTTCGAAGCGCCCGAGCGCTGCAGCATTGAGCATGCCGAACCTCCTCGCAACGGCTTCACCATCCAGGTGGCCTCGACGAGCAATCACTCCAACGCTCGCCAGATGGTCTCCGAACTGCCCGGTTCGTGGATTTCGGTGGCCTGCGTGAAGGGTGCCGAGGTATACCGTATCAACTTCGGACGTTTTCAGGCTCGCAATCACGCCGTGGCCGGGCAGTGGGACCTCGAAGACCTCAACCCAAGCCTGTCCGGCCAGATTGTTCGATTCTAG
- a CDS encoding alkaline phosphatase family protein: MQLIGPLFALVLLAWAPYAATNPAAGPSDTAAAAALAPRGEHVLAWAPYAATTPAPTDDPRVLLIGLDGVRPDRLAHAQTPNIDALAARGFYSPIAQTRMPTVSGPAWSSMTGGVWSEKHGVLGNDFSENRYEEYPDFLTRLEQLDADRWNTLAVLDWPPLGTTNAGGPMISDTVDTKVIINGDVIGYPEADARSCNAAEALLATQEVHAAFVYLGNIDVAGHNTSSFSAEYTEAIEWADGCVGRLAEALAGRPDSEDWLILMSTDHGRTPEGGHGGDSPEELTIFYLAAGAAANPEEKRVPTTVDVAVTALTHLGVAIDPAWKLDGRAIGLRAGQ, encoded by the coding sequence ATGCAACTGATTGGCCCTTTATTCGCCCTGGTTCTTCTGGCGTGGGCGCCGTACGCCGCGACCAACCCAGCGGCCGGGCCCTCGGACACCGCCGCCGCGGCCGCGCTCGCACCGCGCGGCGAGCACGTGCTGGCGTGGGCGCCGTACGCCGCGACCACCCCAGCCCCAACAGACGACCCTCGCGTCCTGCTGATCGGCCTGGACGGCGTACGGCCGGACCGGCTCGCGCATGCGCAAACGCCGAATATCGATGCGCTTGCGGCCCGCGGATTCTACAGCCCCATCGCCCAGACACGCATGCCCACGGTCAGCGGGCCGGCATGGTCCAGCATGACGGGAGGCGTGTGGTCCGAAAAGCATGGCGTCCTGGGCAACGACTTCTCCGAGAACCGGTACGAGGAGTACCCTGACTTCCTCACGCGGCTGGAGCAGCTGGACGCGGATCGCTGGAATACGCTCGCGGTACTGGATTGGCCGCCGCTGGGTACCACCAACGCGGGCGGGCCGATGATTTCCGACACGGTGGACACCAAGGTGATCATCAATGGTGACGTGATCGGTTACCCTGAAGCAGACGCCCGGTCGTGCAACGCCGCCGAGGCCCTCCTCGCGACCCAGGAGGTGCACGCAGCGTTTGTCTATCTGGGCAACATTGATGTCGCCGGTCACAATACCAGTTCATTCTCCGCCGAGTACACCGAGGCCATCGAGTGGGCGGACGGGTGCGTCGGGCGCCTCGCAGAGGCATTGGCCGGCAGGCCGGACTCCGAGGACTGGCTGATTCTGATGAGCACCGACCACGGCCGCACTCCGGAGGGCGGTCATGGAGGCGACTCCCCCGAGGAACTGACCATTTTCTATCTCGCGGCAGGGGCTGCCGCCAATCCCGAGGAGAAGCGCGTGCCGACTACCGTCGATGTAGCCGTGACTGCGCTCACGCACCTGGGCGTTGCCATCGATCCGGCCTGGAAACTGGACGGGAGGGCCATCGGACTGCGCGCGGGGCAGTAG
- a CDS encoding DoxX family protein, which translates to MPDLSLVSILQVVVGLGLLNVWLLRAGSETSYRGGDAKSLKAEFAAYGLSDAAFYVVGGLKILAGIGLLVGLWVPEIVMPCAAVVAVLMVGALAMHIKVGDPVMKSVPAALMLVMCLAILFLG; encoded by the coding sequence ATGCCTGATCTCTCCCTAGTATCCATCCTCCAGGTTGTTGTTGGCCTGGGACTCTTGAACGTCTGGCTGCTCAGAGCCGGATCCGAGACATCGTACCGCGGCGGAGATGCAAAGTCGCTGAAAGCGGAGTTTGCTGCATACGGGTTGTCGGATGCCGCTTTCTATGTGGTTGGAGGGCTGAAAATACTGGCAGGCATCGGCCTGCTCGTCGGCCTCTGGGTCCCCGAGATTGTGATGCCGTGCGCCGCGGTGGTGGCCGTGCTTATGGTCGGTGCCCTCGCCATGCACATCAAGGTGGGAGATCCGGTCATGAAGTCAGTACCGGCCGCGCTGATGCTCGTGATGTGCCTGGCGATCCTTTTTCTGGGTTAG
- a CDS encoding DoxX family protein: MSSVLIPLLQIVIAFGLLNVWLIRSDFSTRYRGKGANSLRAEFEAYGLPGFMYYLVGGLKILAAFALLFGLFFPVLVQPAAILVAVLMVGALAMHLKVSDPVKRSVPAATVLALSLLIVIF; encoded by the coding sequence ATGTCTTCCGTCCTCATCCCTCTCCTTCAGATTGTCATTGCTTTCGGACTGCTGAATGTCTGGCTTATTCGATCCGACTTCAGCACGAGATATCGTGGCAAGGGCGCCAACTCGCTAAGGGCTGAATTCGAGGCGTACGGCCTTCCAGGATTCATGTATTACCTGGTGGGTGGCCTCAAAATTCTGGCTGCCTTTGCGCTGTTGTTTGGCCTGTTCTTTCCCGTTCTGGTCCAGCCCGCGGCCATTCTGGTGGCGGTCCTCATGGTGGGCGCCCTTGCCATGCATCTGAAGGTCAGTGACCCCGTCAAGCGATCAGTGCCGGCAGCTACGGTCCTCGCCCTCAGCCTGCTCATCGTAATCTTCTGA
- a CDS encoding protein kinase has product MDSSPDTPDWSELERWFERLEGVGADERERLLSGLAESDPRLSRRLRDMTSPTAELYFDELLASVRSSTGRATLAAGSQLGRYHIQEELGRGGMGVVYRAHDSVLDRDVALKFLPSGSFSGKGAAHRFLTEARAAGNIDHPAICTIYEIDTSDPDRPFITMPVYDGVTVREMIREGPVSHDMARTIVRQAAEGLRAAHAAGVVHRDIKPSNLLVRADGQLKILDFGIAKMLQQQDTTGGTSRAGTVGYMSPEQATGQPTDQRTDLWSLGVVLFEMLSGRRPWQAPADGAVLHAISHEATPALPEGTPADLSKIVQRCLQKSPAARFASAQEIVQMLSTADASSRQGQRVRWIVLGAVLVALAGLVYKGTDLLLTEATVRLAVLPFEDLSSENRTGIGLGLTSDILTRMGGLPGLELVRGRHADREHMQAASGDLGVGYFLDGQVQQENGDLQVAVQLMAPDGRQLWSRTHRRQATSLLDVQGEIATAIADALALELTGEALSRLRRAPVSARAQDLYLSAMAALNERTPRSLPRAAGLFQQAVALEPDYADAWSGLAIANLLSAGTAYASFDLGFTMATHAANEAIGIDPQQALAYTALASVASEFEWDTDRADNQFAEALRLNPNLSEAHHLYASHLAETGRLQLALEHQRRAMLLDPVAPIHPTNYGQLLFYAGQHTRALSFLDEVVAEHPGFYVAHLNRSYPLLALGRWDDAIKALEDAEGVVEPQHLTRALKASALAWSGRTTAARVLLKALEDEADSVYVAPPLLAQIHIALGDTSRALDQLEQGFTSKDVYMTVLKPWPFAEPVRDNPRFQRILADMDRG; this is encoded by the coding sequence ATGGATTCCTCCCCTGACACCCCCGACTGGTCAGAACTCGAGCGCTGGTTCGAGCGATTGGAAGGCGTCGGCGCTGACGAGCGAGAGCGCCTGCTCAGTGGCCTCGCGGAATCGGACCCGCGGCTGTCCAGGCGGCTCCGCGACATGACGAGCCCGACCGCGGAGCTCTATTTCGATGAGCTGCTTGCCTCTGTGCGCAGTTCCACCGGCCGGGCCACACTGGCCGCCGGCAGCCAGTTGGGGCGCTACCACATCCAGGAAGAACTCGGCCGGGGCGGCATGGGCGTGGTGTACCGGGCTCACGATTCCGTGCTCGACCGCGACGTGGCGCTCAAATTTCTTCCGTCGGGTTCGTTTTCCGGCAAGGGCGCGGCGCACCGCTTCCTGACGGAGGCACGAGCGGCCGGAAACATCGACCACCCGGCCATCTGCACCATATACGAGATCGACACCAGCGATCCGGACCGCCCGTTCATAACCATGCCGGTGTACGACGGTGTCACGGTCCGGGAGATGATCCGCGAGGGTCCGGTGTCGCATGACATGGCCCGCACGATCGTGCGGCAAGCTGCCGAAGGCCTTCGGGCGGCCCACGCTGCCGGCGTGGTGCACCGGGATATCAAACCGTCCAACCTGCTTGTGCGTGCTGACGGGCAGCTCAAGATCCTGGACTTCGGGATCGCGAAGATGCTTCAGCAACAGGACACCACCGGAGGCACCTCGCGGGCCGGTACGGTCGGCTATATGAGCCCGGAACAGGCCACTGGTCAGCCGACGGATCAGCGCACCGACCTCTGGTCGCTGGGAGTGGTGTTGTTCGAAATGCTATCGGGGCGACGACCATGGCAGGCTCCGGCAGATGGAGCTGTACTGCACGCCATCTCCCACGAAGCTACCCCTGCGCTGCCTGAGGGCACGCCTGCCGATCTGAGCAAGATTGTCCAGAGGTGCCTGCAGAAGTCGCCGGCGGCCCGGTTTGCCAGCGCGCAGGAGATCGTCCAGATGCTCTCGACGGCGGATGCATCGAGCCGTCAGGGGCAACGGGTGCGTTGGATAGTGCTGGGTGCCGTCCTCGTCGCGCTGGCCGGCCTTGTGTACAAAGGCACGGACCTTCTCCTGACCGAGGCCACGGTTCGTCTTGCGGTGCTTCCGTTCGAGGATCTGTCTTCCGAAAACCGGACGGGCATTGGACTGGGGCTCACATCAGACATCCTGACGCGTATGGGAGGTCTGCCCGGTCTGGAATTGGTTCGTGGTCGACACGCCGATCGCGAACACATGCAGGCTGCCTCCGGCGACCTTGGAGTTGGCTATTTCCTCGATGGGCAGGTGCAGCAGGAGAACGGCGACCTTCAGGTCGCGGTGCAGCTGATGGCACCCGACGGCAGGCAGCTGTGGAGTCGCACACACCGTCGCCAGGCGACTTCGCTGCTGGATGTGCAGGGGGAAATTGCGACTGCCATTGCTGATGCCCTGGCGCTGGAGCTGACCGGAGAGGCCCTCTCCCGACTGCGCCGGGCCCCCGTTTCCGCCCGCGCGCAGGACCTGTATCTCAGCGCAATGGCCGCCCTGAATGAGCGCACACCCCGCTCGCTTCCTCGTGCGGCCGGCCTCTTCCAGCAGGCCGTCGCGCTGGAGCCGGACTATGCCGACGCGTGGTCCGGACTGGCCATCGCCAATCTGCTGAGTGCCGGCACCGCCTATGCCTCCTTCGATCTGGGATTCACTATGGCCACGCATGCCGCGAATGAGGCGATCGGGATCGACCCCCAGCAGGCGCTGGCCTACACGGCGCTCGCCTCGGTCGCCAGCGAATTCGAATGGGACACGGACCGGGCAGACAATCAGTTTGCGGAGGCGCTGCGACTCAACCCCAACCTGTCCGAGGCCCATCATCTGTATGCCTCGCACCTGGCCGAGACCGGACGGCTACAGTTGGCGCTGGAGCACCAGCGTCGAGCGATGCTGCTGGACCCGGTAGCCCCGATCCATCCGACCAACTACGGGCAACTGCTGTTTTACGCCGGCCAGCATACGCGAGCGCTTTCGTTTCTCGATGAGGTTGTCGCGGAACACCCCGGCTTCTATGTCGCTCACCTGAATCGATCCTATCCACTGTTGGCGCTCGGGCGCTGGGACGATGCAATCAAAGCCCTGGAGGACGCCGAGGGCGTAGTCGAACCTCAACACTTGACGCGGGCCCTCAAAGCAAGCGCGCTTGCGTGGTCCGGTCGTACCACGGCCGCCCGGGTGCTGCTGAAGGCACTCGAGGACGAAGCCGACTCGGTGTATGTCGCGCCCCCCCTCCTGGCGCAGATCCACATCGCCCTCGGCGATACGAGTCGCGCCCTGGATCAACTGGAGCAGGGGTTTACCTCGAAGGATGTCTACATGACCGTGCTCAAGCCCTGGCCGTTCGCGGAGCCGGTGCGTGACAACCCGCGCTTCCAACGCATTCTCGCTGACATGGACAGGGGCTGA
- a CDS encoding DoxX family protein, whose amino-acid sequence MEFAFHIAKALSVALFLFYGVSCLFAQGMKSEFERFGLARYRRLTGALELLGALGLLVGYAVPLLGFVAAVGLTLLMLLGVGVRIRVQDPFLEMVPAIVLLLVNAYLAWAVWPVLQASMG is encoded by the coding sequence ATGGAGTTCGCATTTCACATCGCCAAGGCGCTTTCGGTTGCGCTATTTCTGTTCTACGGCGTCAGTTGCCTCTTCGCGCAGGGGATGAAGTCGGAGTTTGAGCGGTTTGGTCTGGCGCGGTACCGCAGGTTGACCGGGGCTCTTGAGTTGCTGGGGGCGTTGGGCCTGCTGGTAGGCTATGCGGTGCCTTTGCTTGGGTTTGTGGCTGCCGTCGGATTGACTCTGCTCATGCTGCTCGGTGTCGGCGTGCGGATTCGGGTGCAGGACCCATTCCTGGAGATGGTGCCCGCAATCGTGCTGCTCCTCGTCAACGCCTACCTGGCGTGGGCTGTGTGGCCGGTTTTGCAGGCGAGCATGGGGTAG
- a CDS encoding ABC transporter permease: MRDHEVIQLTLWRLREFLREPEALFWIFAFPLLLAIALGLAFKNQGEEIIRIGVVSNDGDLAIFETLSDAPALEPVAGDYESLYQELRTGRLVLLVTPGDPVTYTYDSTRAEAHMARLRTDDALQSAAGRTNPARVRDALIAERGSRYIDFLIPGLLGLNIMGTGMWGVGFGIVKDRMNKLLKRLLASPMRRRHYLLAHMLSRMSFLIIEVTGILAFGALVFDVPIRGSLLLIAVISILGALAFAGLGLLVGSRQKTVEGVSGLMNLIMVPMWIGSGVFFAYTNFPEAIHPFLRMLPLTALNDSLRAVMLEGVGLAAIAVPLAIMAGWTVISFGLALKLFRWE, encoded by the coding sequence ATGCGTGATCACGAAGTCATCCAGTTGACCCTCTGGCGCCTGCGGGAGTTTCTGCGGGAGCCTGAGGCGCTGTTCTGGATCTTCGCCTTTCCGCTCCTGCTCGCGATCGCCCTCGGCCTGGCGTTCAAGAATCAGGGCGAGGAAATCATCCGCATCGGGGTGGTCTCGAACGATGGGGATCTGGCCATTTTCGAAACCCTGAGCGATGCCCCGGCGCTGGAGCCGGTGGCCGGCGACTACGAGAGTCTCTATCAGGAGCTGCGCACCGGAAGACTGGTACTGCTGGTAACGCCCGGAGACCCGGTCACCTACACGTACGACTCGACCCGGGCCGAGGCGCACATGGCGCGGCTGCGCACCGACGACGCCCTGCAATCGGCTGCCGGAAGAACCAATCCCGCCCGCGTGAGGGATGCCCTGATCGCCGAACGCGGGTCCCGGTACATCGACTTCCTGATACCGGGTCTGCTGGGACTGAACATCATGGGCACCGGGATGTGGGGTGTCGGTTTCGGCATCGTCAAGGACCGCATGAACAAGCTGCTGAAGCGGCTCCTGGCCTCCCCGATGCGCCGCAGACACTATCTGCTGGCCCACATGCTTTCGCGCATGTCATTCCTGATCATCGAGGTGACGGGGATCCTCGCCTTCGGGGCCCTGGTCTTCGATGTGCCCATCCGGGGCAGCCTGCTCCTGATCGCAGTGATCAGCATCCTCGGCGCGCTGGCATTTGCGGGCCTGGGGCTTCTTGTCGGAAGCCGGCAAAAGACGGTCGAGGGGGTCTCCGGCCTGATGAACCTCATCATGGTACCCATGTGGATCGGCTCCGGAGTCTTCTTCGCGTACACGAATTTCCCGGAGGCCATCCATCCGTTCCTGCGCATGCTACCGCTGACAGCCCTGAACGATTCACTGCGAGCTGTGATGCTGGAAGGCGTCGGCCTTGCGGCGATTGCGGTGCCCCTGGCGATCATGGCCGGTTGGACTGTGATTTCGTTTGGGCTGGCCCTGAAGCTCTTTCGCTGGGAGTAG
- the xylA gene encoding xylose isomerase, giving the protein MSTNYFPDVPVIKFEGPETDNPLAFRYYDPERLIAGKRMADHLRFACAYWHTFCGGGGDPFGAPTRQFPWDQATDPIARGMAKVDAAFEFMDKLGLRYYCFHDVDMVEEAPTSTETARRLDVVSDHALTRMKETGIGLLWGTANLFSHPRYMNGAATNPDFAVVARAGAQVKRALDTTIKLGGENYVFWGGREGYMSLVNTDMKRELAHMATFLHMARDYARAQGFTGTFFIEPKPAEPSKHQYDFDAATVIGFLRANDLADDFKLNIEVNHATLAGHTFEHELQVAADAEMLGSIDANRGDYQNGWDTDQFPNNLYELTEAMLVILRAGGFQGGGINFDAKLRRNSTDLVDLFHAHIGGMDMFARALITADRLRRESPLEAMRARRYASFDAGPGAQFERGAMSLEDLSQLALASPEPDQISGQQELYENVLNRFM; this is encoded by the coding sequence ATGAGCACGAACTACTTCCCCGACGTCCCCGTCATCAAATTTGAGGGCCCCGAAACGGACAATCCATTGGCGTTCCGGTACTACGATCCCGAACGCCTGATTGCGGGAAAGCGCATGGCGGACCACCTGCGGTTTGCGTGCGCATACTGGCACACGTTCTGCGGCGGTGGCGGCGATCCGTTCGGTGCGCCCACGAGACAGTTTCCGTGGGATCAGGCGACGGACCCCATCGCCCGGGGCATGGCCAAGGTGGATGCTGCGTTCGAGTTCATGGACAAGCTCGGGCTGCGCTATTACTGCTTCCACGATGTGGATATGGTGGAGGAGGCTCCGACGAGTACGGAGACGGCACGGCGGCTGGACGTCGTCAGCGACCACGCCCTGACCAGGATGAAAGAGACCGGAATCGGTCTACTGTGGGGCACGGCCAATCTGTTCAGTCATCCCCGGTACATGAATGGCGCCGCCACAAATCCCGACTTCGCGGTCGTCGCGCGTGCCGGCGCGCAGGTAAAGCGAGCCCTCGACACGACCATCAAACTGGGGGGCGAGAACTACGTGTTTTGGGGCGGCCGCGAAGGCTACATGTCGCTCGTGAACACGGACATGAAGCGGGAGCTGGCGCATATGGCGACGTTCCTTCACATGGCCAGGGACTATGCGCGTGCCCAGGGTTTCACCGGCACCTTCTTCATCGAACCCAAGCCGGCGGAGCCCAGCAAGCATCAGTATGACTTTGATGCGGCGACGGTTATCGGTTTTCTGAGGGCCAACGACCTTGCGGACGATTTCAAGCTGAACATTGAGGTGAACCATGCGACCCTGGCGGGCCACACGTTCGAGCACGAACTACAGGTTGCAGCGGACGCGGAAATGCTTGGATCGATCGATGCGAACCGCGGCGACTACCAGAATGGCTGGGATACCGACCAATTCCCGAACAACCTCTACGAACTTACCGAAGCCATGCTGGTGATCCTGAGAGCTGGTGGTTTCCAGGGTGGGGGCATCAACTTCGACGCGAAGCTGCGCCGGAACTCGACGGATCTGGTGGACCTCTTCCATGCGCACATCGGCGGCATGGATATGTTCGCGCGTGCATTGATCACCGCTGATCGGTTGCGACGCGAGTCGCCGCTGGAAGCGATGCGGGCCAGACGGTACGCATCCTTCGACGCTGGTCCCGGTGCGCAATTCGAGCGCGGCGCCATGAGCCTCGAGGACCTGAGTCAGCTGGCCCTTGCATCGCCCGAACCGGACCAGATTTCAGGTCAGCAGGAGCTCTACGAGAATGTGCTGAACCGATTCATGTGA
- a CDS encoding ABC transporter ATP-binding protein has product MSEFAIHARGLHKRFADVHAVAGVDFEVLRGECFGLLGPNGAGKTTSIEILEGLQRADEGEVSLLGLSWDRDEHTLRQRMGIQLQETRLPDKLTVREAVTLFRSFYRAGRTVDEVLSAVALHEKADAWVVKLSGGQKQRLAVACALVGAPDLLFLDEPTTGLDPQSRRQLWDIVQEFQRGGGTVLLTTHYMDEAYQLCDRVAIMDHGRIIALDTPDGLIDSLGASHVVEFQVEGGELAKLETLPGVEHVTRDAEEVRLTVSGIHVAVPALMNAVSTAGLKLTELRTHTATLEDVFLHHTGRHLRDA; this is encoded by the coding sequence ATGTCTGAATTCGCCATCCATGCTCGGGGTCTGCACAAGCGTTTTGCCGATGTGCATGCGGTGGCCGGCGTGGACTTCGAAGTGCTGCGTGGGGAGTGCTTCGGCCTTTTGGGGCCGAACGGGGCCGGCAAGACGACATCGATCGAGATTCTTGAAGGCCTTCAGCGAGCCGATGAGGGTGAGGTCTCTTTACTCGGCCTGAGCTGGGATCGAGACGAGCATACCCTGAGACAGCGCATGGGCATCCAGCTTCAGGAGACTCGGCTGCCCGACAAGCTGACGGTGCGCGAGGCGGTGACGCTCTTCCGGAGCTTCTACCGCGCGGGGCGCACCGTGGACGAGGTCCTGTCGGCAGTCGCCTTGCACGAAAAAGCGGATGCCTGGGTCGTCAAGCTCTCCGGAGGACAGAAACAGCGCCTTGCGGTGGCATGCGCTCTGGTCGGTGCGCCCGATTTGCTTTTCCTCGATGAACCGACCACGGGCCTGGACCCGCAGTCACGCCGCCAGCTCTGGGACATTGTCCAGGAATTCCAGCGAGGCGGCGGCACGGTCCTGCTGACCACGCATTACATGGACGAGGCGTACCAGCTCTGTGACCGGGTGGCCATCATGGATCATGGCCGCATCATCGCTTTGGATACGCCCGATGGGCTCATCGACTCCCTCGGGGCCAGCCACGTCGTGGAATTCCAGGTCGAGGGGGGTGAACTGGCGAAGCTCGAAACCTTGCCGGGCGTCGAGCACGTGACACGCGACGCGGAGGAAGTCCGGCTCACCGTCAGCGGTATCCATGTCGCCGTTCCGGCGCTCATGAATGCTGTCTCCACGGCGGGATTGAAGCTCACCGAGTTGCGCACGCATACCGCCACCCTGGAAGACGTATTTCTGCACCACACAGGACGGCACCTGCGCGATGCGTGA
- a CDS encoding sigma-70 family RNA polymerase sigma factor, which translates to MDTMQVFSPPQEPVAQPEELLQRAIEGDEPAAHQLFELVYGELHNRARAQRRRWHGNLTMNTTALVHEAYLKLAGSDNEIRDRAHFLALASRAMRQVLMDYARKAGSAKRGGDRHRTDIEDVALVDQPTADRLLDLERALSRLDGENAELARVVECRFFGGMTVEETAEALGISAPTVKRRWALARGWLFSEIHEELPP; encoded by the coding sequence ATGGATACCATGCAGGTCTTCTCCCCTCCCCAGGAGCCCGTGGCACAGCCGGAAGAGCTACTTCAGCGGGCCATCGAAGGCGATGAGCCTGCCGCGCACCAGCTGTTCGAGCTGGTCTATGGTGAATTACACAATCGAGCGCGTGCCCAGCGCCGCCGATGGCACGGTAACCTCACCATGAACACGACCGCCCTGGTCCACGAGGCCTATCTCAAGCTTGCGGGATCTGACAACGAGATCCGTGATCGGGCGCATTTTCTCGCGCTGGCCTCCCGAGCCATGCGGCAGGTGCTGATGGACTATGCGCGCAAGGCCGGATCCGCGAAGCGGGGCGGTGATCGGCACCGGACCGATATCGAGGACGTGGCCCTGGTGGATCAACCCACTGCTGATCGTCTGCTGGATCTGGAGCGGGCTCTCTCTCGGCTTGATGGTGAGAACGCGGAGCTCGCTCGCGTGGTCGAATGCCGATTCTTCGGCGGAATGACCGTCGAAGAAACTGCGGAGGCTCTTGGCATTTCTGCACCCACGGTAAAGCGACGCTGGGCGCTGGCAAGGGGCTGGCTATTCAGCGAGATCCACGAGGAGCTGCCGCCCTGA